Proteins from one Faecalibacterium sp. I3-3-33 genomic window:
- a CDS encoding ATP-binding cassette domain-containing protein, with product MLKLKQINKEYKTGELVQHALNNVSLNLRDNEFVAILGPSGSGKTTLLNIIGGLDRYDSGDLVINGISTKKYTDRDWDSYRNHTIGFVFQSYNLIPHQTVLGNVELALTISGVSKAERRRRAAAALEQVGLGNQLHKHPGEMSGGQMQRVAIARALVNNPDILLADEPTGALDSETSIQVMELLKEVARDRLVVMVTHNPELAERYATRIVKLKDGVIRSDTMPYEPEDEAAAAPVHRNMGHSSMSLLTSLSLSFNNLLTKKARTLLTAFAGSIGIIGIALILSLSNGVSRYISNMEKSTLAAYPLQISSTGVDLTSMMDPDTYTSVSSSAEPAPDGMVTVNQLLAQLNIGATSNDLQSLKEYLDSDACTIRDNATVEYAYAASPLIYRQNPDGTVQKLNPDTTFSDIASESTSVTSIMTSMSSPYVFCEMAETPALYEDQYDIKAGRWPEKYNELVLTLNADGSISDYTLYAMGLRDQAELDKILQQYAKNQKIDLPTDYGTYTYDDFLGMTFKLVNKADCYVYDTEHKVWLSKLNDEAYMQQLVADSEELTIVGIVQPKADATSTILHSGLDYLHDLTYHVIDQAANSEIVRQQLADPDINVLTGEPFDAAGNSMLDIASLFSVDTDALKDAFQFDTSALHFDLDGAFDLTDGSFDLATLIDPSSFKLDLSGLPLPDMEMDMSELFDGVELNISQDGLQALMKKILNGYKRYIISNGLLNLDKIGFSSYMKTEAFQTLLNESMGDLLDTSGLEEQFADTLQQNLQTVMESYSVQLSEALQVQLTAALQEQMGPAIQKLAGQLEQKIAQAIQSNIAQLSTQVESALKIDPAAFQQAIQINMTGSDLTEMIKNTLLSSASSYEKILSDIGYVDYAKPDGIYIYPNSFDTKAQVVSELDAYNAAMRQQGEEDKVIHYTDMVGTLMNSVTEIVGMVSNVLVAFVAISLVVSSIMIGVITYISVLERRKEIGILRAIGASKHNVSQVFNAETFIIGLCSGVMGVVLCLLLLIPGNMLIHHIAGDVNVVASLPPQAALILIVLATLLTMLGGVIPARSAAKSNPVKALRSE from the coding sequence ATGCTCAAGCTCAAACAGATCAACAAAGAATATAAGACCGGCGAGCTGGTGCAGCACGCACTGAACAACGTCAGTCTGAACCTGCGGGACAACGAATTCGTGGCCATTCTGGGCCCCAGCGGCTCCGGCAAGACCACCCTGCTGAACATCATCGGCGGTCTGGACCGCTACGACAGCGGTGATCTTGTCATCAACGGCATCTCCACCAAAAAATATACCGACCGCGACTGGGACTCCTACCGGAACCACACCATCGGTTTCGTGTTCCAGAGCTATAACCTGATCCCCCACCAGACTGTGCTGGGCAATGTGGAGCTGGCGCTGACCATCTCGGGCGTTTCCAAAGCCGAGCGCCGCCGCCGTGCCGCCGCTGCGCTGGAGCAGGTGGGGCTGGGCAACCAGCTGCACAAGCACCCCGGCGAGATGTCCGGCGGGCAGATGCAGCGCGTAGCCATTGCCCGCGCACTGGTGAACAACCCCGATATCCTGCTGGCAGACGAGCCCACCGGCGCACTGGACAGCGAGACCAGCATTCAGGTCATGGAGCTGCTCAAGGAAGTAGCGCGGGACCGGCTGGTGGTCATGGTCACCCACAACCCGGAGTTGGCCGAACGCTACGCCACCCGCATCGTAAAGCTGAAGGACGGTGTGATCCGCTCCGACACCATGCCCTACGAGCCCGAGGACGAGGCAGCCGCCGCCCCCGTGCACCGGAACATGGGGCACTCCTCCATGTCCCTGCTCACCTCCCTCTCCCTCAGCTTCAACAATCTGCTCACCAAAAAGGCGCGTACCCTGCTCACCGCCTTTGCCGGTTCTATCGGCATCATCGGCATTGCGCTGATCCTTTCCCTTTCCAACGGTGTGAGCCGCTACATCAGCAACATGGAAAAATCCACGCTGGCGGCCTACCCGCTGCAAATCAGCAGCACCGGCGTGGATCTGACCAGCATGATGGACCCGGACACCTACACCAGCGTTTCGTCCAGCGCTGAGCCTGCGCCGGATGGCATGGTCACGGTGAACCAGCTGCTGGCTCAGCTGAACATCGGTGCCACCAGCAACGATCTGCAGTCACTGAAAGAATATCTGGACAGCGATGCCTGCACCATCCGGGACAACGCCACGGTGGAATACGCCTACGCCGCTTCTCCCCTGATCTACCGTCAGAACCCGGACGGCACCGTGCAGAAGCTGAACCCGGACACCACCTTCTCCGATATTGCCAGTGAGAGCACCTCGGTGACCAGCATCATGACCTCCATGTCCAGCCCCTATGTGTTCTGCGAAATGGCCGAGACTCCCGCCCTGTACGAGGATCAGTATGACATCAAGGCCGGTCGCTGGCCGGAAAAGTACAACGAACTGGTGCTGACCCTGAACGCGGACGGCAGCATTTCGGACTACACGCTGTACGCCATGGGTCTGCGGGATCAGGCCGAGCTGGACAAAATATTACAGCAGTATGCAAAGAACCAGAAGATCGATCTGCCCACGGACTACGGCACCTATACCTATGACGATTTTCTTGGCATGACCTTCAAGCTTGTCAACAAGGCCGATTGCTATGTCTACGACACTGAGCACAAGGTCTGGCTGAGCAAGCTGAACGATGAAGCCTATATGCAGCAGCTGGTGGCTGACAGCGAGGAGCTGACCATTGTCGGCATCGTGCAGCCCAAGGCAGACGCCACCTCCACCATCCTGCACAGCGGCCTGGACTACCTGCACGATCTGACCTATCATGTCATCGATCAGGCAGCCAACAGCGAGATCGTGCGCCAGCAGCTGGCAGACCCGGACATCAACGTGCTGACCGGCGAGCCCTTCGATGCTGCCGGCAACAGCATGCTGGATATCGCCTCCCTGTTCTCGGTGGACACGGACGCCCTAAAGGACGCTTTTCAGTTCGATACCAGCGCCCTGCACTTTGATCTGGACGGCGCATTCGACCTGACTGATGGCTCTTTCGACCTTGCCACTCTCATCGACCCCTCCAGCTTCAAGCTGGATCTCAGCGGGCTGCCGCTGCCGGACATGGAGATGGACATGAGCGAGCTGTTTGACGGCGTAGAGCTGAACATCTCTCAGGACGGCTTGCAGGCGCTGATGAAAAAGATCCTGAACGGCTACAAGCGCTATATCATCAGCAACGGTCTGCTGAATCTGGACAAGATCGGCTTTTCCTCCTATATGAAAACCGAGGCCTTCCAGACGCTGCTGAACGAATCCATGGGCGATTTGCTGGATACCTCCGGGCTGGAGGAGCAGTTTGCCGATACCCTCCAGCAGAATCTGCAGACCGTGATGGAGAGCTACTCCGTCCAGCTGAGCGAGGCGCTGCAGGTCCAGCTCACCGCTGCTCTGCAGGAGCAGATGGGGCCCGCCATCCAGAAGCTGGCGGGGCAGCTGGAACAGAAGATCGCGCAGGCCATCCAGAGCAACATTGCGCAGCTGAGCACGCAGGTGGAAAGCGCGCTCAAGATCGACCCCGCCGCGTTCCAGCAGGCCATTCAGATCAACATGACCGGCTCCGACCTGACCGAGATGATCAAAAACACCCTGCTCTCCTCCGCTTCCAGCTACGAAAAGATTTTGAGCGACATCGGTTATGTGGACTACGCAAAGCCCGATGGCATCTATATCTACCCCAACAGCTTTGACACCAAGGCGCAGGTGGTAAGCGAGCTGGACGCCTACAACGCTGCCATGCGGCAGCAGGGCGAGGAGGACAAGGTGATTCACTATACCGACATGGTGGGTACCTTGATGAACTCGGTCACCGAGATCGTGGGCATGGTCAGCAATGTGCTGGTGGCTTTTGTGGCCATCTCGCTGGTGGTGTCCTCCATCATGATCGGTGTCATCACCTATATCAGCGTGCTGGAGCGCCGCAAGGAGATCGGCATTCTGCGTGCCATCGGTGCTTCCAAGCACAACGTCTCGCAGGTGTTCAATGCCGAGACCTTTATCATCGGCCTGTGCTCCGGCGTGATGGGCGTAGTGCTCTGCCTGCTGCTGCTCATCCCCGGTAATATGCTCATCCACCACATCGCGGGCGATGTGAACGTGGTGGCATCTCTGCCGCCGCAGGCCGCACTGATCCTGATCGTTCTGGCCACCCTGCTTACCATGCTGGGCGGCGTGATCCCCGCCCGCAGCGCCGCAAAGAGCAACCCCGTCAAGGCGCTGCGCTCTGAGTAA